The Cervus elaphus chromosome 20, mCerEla1.1, whole genome shotgun sequence genomic interval tcgtgaagatctttttttgtacagttcttctgtgtattcttgccacctcttcttaatatcttctgcttctgttaggtccctaccatttctgtcctttatcgagcccatctttgcatgaaatgatcccttggtatctctagtgttcttgaagagatctctagtcttccccattctattgttttctttttttttttcctttaaagagacagcttttatttgaaggatttttacactgaagaattgaaaaaGTGGTAGGTTTTTGGAATTTACTGACCTGTACTGAAAAGGAACTGTTGACAAAGATTCACCAGAAATAATCTGAACAAGCAAGAAAATATAGTTAATACTACTGAAACCTACTAAAAAAGTTCCAGGACATACGGTTTCTCTGACATAACAATACCTCTAAGTGCTGTCATGGATACGAAACTGACTGCTTGCTACTTTTCTAAACACACAGTGGTATAGTTAACAATATTCAAtcacttctgttctttcctgaatatataaaaattaaaataccaatTAAAAAACTAATATATTCTTCTCTTTAAATGTTTCTTACAATTTCCATATTTTCAGTCAATAGTGGTGTGGTTTAAGAGATACTTCATTCACAAGTCAAACAACAATCTACCCAAAGGGAACTGATAGTCTTTAGGCTCATAGTGCAAATGAAGAGTTCGGGAATGCAGCAACTGACatttctaaaatacaaaacagaTCAAATTCTTAGGAGATACATGCAATAAGCTCTACTAAGCAGCTGGCCACAGAACAAGAACATCGGATCATGTCACTGGTGATTTCAATGGGACACCAGGTATTTCCAAACTCAACTCGAACTCTCACCTTAGgctttgtattttgcttttccagTTTCGCTAATGACACACACATGATTCAAGTCCCTGAAGTATTCATTATAGTCAAGGGCATATCCCACAACAAACTTGTCTGGAATTTCAAATCCAACAAAGTCTGGTCTATATCCAACACTTCGAGGGGTCCTTTTCACCAGCAAGCTAGCAACCTTGACCATCTTTGGTTTATGCTTCTTGACCAAGGAAAGCAAAGTTTGCATTGTCTTCCCAGTGTCAATTATGTCTTCAACAATCAAGACATTCTTTCCAGTTAAAGTTGAGAGATCATCTCCACCAATTACTTTTATCTCGCCTGTTGACTGGTCGTTACAGTAGCTCTTCAGTCTGATAAAATCTACAGTCATAGGAATGGatctgtcactatttctgttCAGTGCTTTGATGTAATCCAACAGGTCGGCAAAGAACTTGTAGCCCCCCTTGAGCACACAGAGGGCCACGATGTGATGGCCACCCATCTCCTTCATTACATCTCGAGCCAGTCGTTCGGTCCTGTCCATAATTAGTCCATGAGGAATAAACACCTTCTCCAAATCCTCAGCATAATGATTGGGTATACAAAATAAATCTAGGTCATAACCTGGTTCATCATCCTTAATCAAAGAAGCTAAGTGATTCCTTAAAAACCCACGCTTGTGTAAGTCTGAGATTGTTATAATCAACTCATGAGGAGCCTTCATACTAGACACTCTAAGATTGCTTGAGTAGGACCACATATTGGTCATCTTGGTATGTCCAGTTCCACCACGCTGGGACTGCGGGCCGCCATAACGGAGTCGGCTGGTGCGCGGGCTGCAGGCAGTctctctattgttttcttctatttctttgcattgatcactgaggaaggctttcttatctctcctggttattctttggaactctgcattcaaatgggtatatctttccttttctcctttgcttttcgcttctcttcttttcacagctatttgtaaggcctcctcagacaaccattttccttttttgcatttctttttcttggggatggtcttgcaccctgtctcctgtacaatgtcacgaacctccatccttagttcatcaggcactctgtctatcagatctagttccttaaatctatttctcatttccactgtataattgtaagggatttgatttaggtcatacctgaatggtctagtggttttacctgctttcttcaatttaagtctaaatttggcaataaagagttcatgatctgagccacagtcagctcctggtcttgtttttgctgactgtatagagcttctccatctttggctgcaaagaatataatcaatcagatttcagtgttgaccagctggtgatgtccatgtgtagagtctttctTGTGTTGTAGAGTTAGGAGCAGTTAAAGTAAAAACCTAAgaatgttcaggcctgctcactgttttttttatcttctttgttctcaggaaaggcaaagagaaaaacccattcttctttttttctttttcactgcaaCATCTGTTCAAAATGTGGTTTTGAAACACATGTATAAGTGCTCACTGTAGTGAAGTGTTGAGGGAAAAGTACCAGCCTACGCGTTTGAAGACTGAGGGTTT includes:
- the LOC122677178 gene encoding hypoxanthine-guanine phosphoribosyltransferase-like: MTNMWSYSSNLRVSSMKAPHELIITISDLHKRGFLRNHLASLIKDDEPGYDLDLFCIPNHYAEDLEKVFIPHGLIMDRTERLARDVMKEMGGHHIVALCVLKGGYKFFADLLDYIKALNRNSDRSIPMTVDFIRLKSYCNDQSTGEIKVIGGDDLSTLTGKNVLIVEDIIDTGKTMQTLLSLVKKHKPKMVKVASLLVKRTPRSVGYRPDFVGFEIPDKFVVGYALDYNEYFRDLNHVCVISETGKAKYKA